The Ipomoea triloba cultivar NCNSP0323 chromosome 13, ASM357664v1 genomic interval tactttctcagtCTTACTGAAGCATAAAGCGTTTGGAAATGTACCCGCTAGACCACAagggctatgtttggcaaacctagctgaaaaggtagctgaaagctgaaaagtagctgaaaactgaaaagctataagctcgaagctgaaatctgaagagctgttaagctagctgttataattaaaagtgtttggtaaaattagctttctgataagctgataaatgtaaaaagactaaaaaagacatcttcgtacaatttaaataggtttgtttatatattaaagacATCTTCgtacaatttaaataggtttgtttatatattaaaatacaaaataatgaaatcaattaggtttgtttatatattaaaatacaaaataatgaaatcaatatattttaataaaatataaagtaataacatatataaatcaatatattttaataaaatataaagtaataacatatatttgaaatcatataaagtaaaacaaaatgtttataacatatatttgaaatcatataaagtaaaacaaaatgtttataattcataaaattagttcatacaaaaatcaatgttcaaacacaaatgttaaatttaaattacaaccaaacatattgaagagaaaaagtcaaaaaagttttaattggaaatggtaaatgatgttatttctttaaaataataaggttaaagatggaaaaaaagttaggaagctattagcttattttgaaacgctaccttagatagcgttcaaaaataagctcttattttaagctactagcttattttaggaacattaccaaacagagcttatagcttattagtagcttaaaataagctataagctcctaaataagctttgccaaacagagccaagGTCTTGGCCCATTTGTAAACGAACCAAACATTGAAATAACATTCCTAAACACTATTCTTTAGGcgaaccaaaaaataaattacaattcctattttattCCTTGTTTATTCTATTTCCTATGGAATACTATTactattcccttaaaatttattttcatttcctatagaatactattactattcccttaaaatttactatttgaaccaaacatgttgtatATGAAAACTGAATCAAGTATAatggacacaataattatatttacaacattttaaatattatttagagAAGGTGTTCCACCATTGCATAAAGACTTGATGCaaaaaaatcttttatcattgaaaaaaatatatctgGTACGAAAATGTTATTATAACTCAATTACTTTTAAGACATTGTTAAttaatcatttatataattagtGCATTTAATACTAAAAGTTTGTAATCAACATCATATGAAAACTCATCAATTTGTTATagataatatattgttaaaaacaaaatgcaatAAACTACTCAAAGCGACTTAAAAGCGGTATTGTAGGTGCTTAGAGTCTTCTGCAACGACATTGCGTAAAAGAGCCCAAGACGTCTATGTCTGTACGTAGAACGCGATGATGAGTATAAGCTTTAAAGGTTGCAAGAGTAGCATCGGCCTTCTTTTTCGCATGAAATATAAAAATGCCTCTAATGATAGAGCGTCTCGCCGTCTGTATCTCCACAAACTCATAAGCTTCTCCGGACTAAAATgtgagaaaataaataaaaattttcagaaaacGTACGAGGCAAGTTGATTTGGGCAGGAAAGTAGAGTTGATATACATACATGGAGCTCCTCATAGTAAGTGAGGGCAGATTTGCAGAATTCAACAATTTTTTCATAATCTTTCTGGAGCTCTTCATGTGAAAGTTGGAAAATTCGGCCAGTCTCCATGCTCACCTTCTCCTTAAtctgcaaaataataataacaatagtaGGACCTGAAAGTGCAGATAAGAATAAGAATtgaattcacaattcaaattaaagcCAACGGATGACACACAGAAATCATACATACATTTTCATCCATCGGCTCCACCTCATCATCTTTCAGCAAGACACATTGGTGTACTGTTAATTTTTCATGTGCCCCAAAACGACAACAAATGACATCCACCACAAAATTTCGTATAGATTTACAATCTGCCTTTTTGCCAAAAAATTCAAGGTGATAATGATCGGTAGAAAGAAGCCACTCGTCCCACCGGTACCCCCCATGCAAGCTCTCAAACTTCCAACAATCTCCTGGCTAAAAAGTAGACAAATTCAGGGAAAGTAATTTGATGGAGAGGGAAATAAATAGCATGAGATCAGATTTATACATACATGTTGTGTCTCATAAAGAGAAAGTGCAAAATCGGACAGTTCAACCGCTTCTCCAATTTCTAGAGGGCAAGGCATGAGACCCTAACACAAgcaataaatttcaaaattataaacCTAAAATTAATGGTTATTTATGGATTTGAACCAAATGCCCATTGAAATTGCATAAAATCGAATGGATTGGAAGAGAACGTATTAAAAGTTGAATAATAATTACGACATTGAATAGAATAGCAGATAGCAGATTAGATCAACAGAAGACAAGAAGAGAAGACCAAAACATTGCAAAATTATAAACCTAAAATTAACAGATAATGGATTTGAAACAGATGTCCATTGAAATCACGTGAAagaaatagtattaaaaaatgacTTGAATAAGTCATTTAATAGCAGATTAGATAAACAGAAGacgaattaaaaaattataacccTAAAATTGACAGATGATGGATTTGAAACAGATGTCCATTGAAATCACGTGAAAGATAgcattaaaatttgaattataattatgtaaTCTAATAGCAGATAAGACAAACTGCAAAATTATAACCCTAAAATTAAACAGTATAGATGGATTAGAAAAGATAACCATtaaaatcacataaaaaaaaaactagaattgaagaaaaaagtagTAACAATTGAATCAAAATTACAACATTGAATAGCAGATTGGATATAAACAGAAGACGAATTGCAAAATTATAATCGTAAAATTAATGATTATAGATGAATTTGAAATAGATGCCAAAAAAGGACtaataattgaatcataattacGACAACAAATGGCAGATTAGAAAAAAGGATGCATACCATGTCTTCATCACTAGAGTTGCCATCAAATATGGTACCTGTCTCCCCTTGTATAGCAGACTTTGAAGTGTCGTTCGTCTCTGCCGGCTCATCATTATAACCCTAGCAGATTAGATATGACCAAAACATTGCAAAATTATAACCCTAGAATTAACGATAATGGATTTGAAATAGATGTTCATTGAAACCACATGGAAGAAAAAGTCTTAAAAATTGAACTATAATTACGACATTGAGTAGCAGATTAGATAACAGAAGCCGAATTGCAAAATTATAaccctaaaattaaaaatgatagaTGGATTAGAAACAGATAACCATTAAAATCACATCAAATCAAATAGAATGGAAGAAAAAAGTAGTAACAATTGAATCATAATTACGACATTGAACAGCAGATTAGATAAACAGAAGACGAATTGCAAAATTATAATCGTGAAATTCATGATTATAGATGAATTTGAAACagatgccaaaaaaaaaaggacaaataATTGAATCGAATGGCAGATTAGATAAAAAAGATGCATACAAAGTCATCACTAGAGTCGTCATCAAATCCAGCACCTGTCTCCCATCGTTTAGCGGACTTCAAAGACTCCTTCTCCGCCGCCTCATCTTTATCTCCGTAATCCAGTTTCGGTTTTCTATGGTCGGACTCAGTGACGGAAGAGACCTGGGACCAGATTGCAGCCATGAGTATTCCACTATCTGCTTTTCGGCGTTTTCAGGCTTTCAGCTAGTTAGGATTTACTTAAACAGACTAAAAAACTAACAATTACCTCAAATATGGGCCTGGGTCACACCCATATGACCCGTTTGGTAGATAAGAGATTAATATTTAGAATGTCCCTTACCTTGCTGCACTTCCATATGTTTACAACCAATTACTATACAATGGAACATATGCTATGTTATAAAATATACCACTGATCtaagattcatttttaatatattgaaagtttatttttaatacattgaatgttcattttttttagtttttttttttttttttttttttttttttgcatatggaAGATTCATTAACCTTCTGTACACAAAATAAACCTtcagaattttaaaaatgaatatttgtCCATGATCCAGTATGATTTTCCATTTACCCCACACACTCTTGATGCCACATTTTGTAAcaagttgaaatttgaaattaataaataagtaaataacccCACAAAAATAGTTACATCCAAATATTTGGTGAGTTTTGTAGggtggaaaacattttcctttttggaatttcaattcataaaatTGAAATAGCATAGAGATGCATACATACATGTTGAGTCTCACAAAGAGAAAGAGCAAAGTCGCACAGTCCATCCAGTTCCTCAACTTCTTGAGGGCTCAGAGCACCCTAACACAAGCAAATAAATTACAAACTTATAAACCTAAAATTAACACaagcaaataaattgcaaaattataaacctaaaattaattattatagatGGATTTAAACCAAATGCCTATTGAAATTGCATAAAATGGAATGGTTTGGGTGACACCACATTAAAAGTTGAATAATAATTACGACATTGAATTGCAGATTATATCAACAGAAGACGAGACGAGCAAAACATTGCAAAATTATAACCCTAAAATTAACAGATAATGGATTTGAAACAGATGTCCATTAAAATTATGTGAAAgaaatagtattaaaaattgaatcatAATTAAGTAATTTAATACTACGTAGAAGATTAGTTAAACAGAAGACGAGCTGCAAAATTATAACCCTAAAATTGACAGATAACGGATTTGAAACAGATAGACCATTGAAATCACGTGAACGAAATAGTattgaaaattgaattataatagCAGATTAGATAAACAGAAGATGAATAGCAAAATTATAAccctaaaattaaaaactatagATGGATTACAAACAGATAACCATTAAAATCACATCAAATCAAATAGAATTGTAGAAAAAAAGTAGTAACAATTGAATCATAATTACGACAATGAATAGCAGATTGGATAGACAGAAGACGAATTGCAAAATCATAACCATAAAATTAATGCTTATAGATGAATTTGAAACagatgccaaaaaaaaaaaaaggagtaataATTGAATCGAATGGCAGATTAAATAAAAAGATGCATACAAATTCGTAATCACTAGAGTCGTCATCAAATCCGGTACCCGTCTCCGATCGTATAGCGGATTTCGAAGAGTCTTTCGTCTCCGCCGCCTCATCCAGTTTCGGCGATTTTATACGGTGAAAATCGGTGGCGGAGGACACCTGGGAGCAGATTGGGGCCATGAGTAGTCCACGAGCAGATAGAAGGTATTTTTTGTCGTTTTCGCCTTACTCATGCTACgtttgacagagcttatttCAAATTACTAAGG includes:
- the LOC116001784 gene encoding uncharacterized protein LOC116001784 isoform X1 produces the protein MAPICSQVSSATDFHRIKSPKLDEAAETKDSSKSAIRSETGTGFDDDSSDYEFGALSPQEVEELDGLCDFALSLCETQHVSSVTESDHRKPKLDYGDKDEAAEKESLKSAKRWETGAGFDDDSSDDFGYNDEPAETNDTSKSAIQGETGTIFDGNSSDEDMGLMPCPLEIGEAVELSDFALSLYETQHPGDCWKFESLHGGYRWDEWLLSTDHYHLEFFGKKADCKSIRNFVVDVICCRFGAHEKLTVHQCVLLKDDEVEPMDENIKEKVSMETGRIFQLSHEELQKDYEKIVEFCKSALTYYEELHSGEAYEFVEIQTARRSIIRGIFIFHAKKKADATLATFKAYTHHRVLRTDIDVLGSFTQCRCRRL
- the LOC116001784 gene encoding uncharacterized protein LOC116001784 isoform X2, which produces MAAIWSQVSSVTESDHRKPKLDYGDKDEAAEKESLKSAKRWETGAGFDDDSSDDFGYNDEPAETNDTSKSAIQGETGTIFDGNSSDEDMGLMPCPLEIGEAVELSDFALSLYETQHPGDCWKFESLHGGYRWDEWLLSTDHYHLEFFGKKADCKSIRNFVVDVICCRFGAHEKLTVHQCVLLKDDEVEPMDENIKEKVSMETGRIFQLSHEELQKDYEKIVEFCKSALTYYEELHSGEAYEFVEIQTARRSIIRGIFIFHAKKKADATLATFKAYTHHRVLRTDIDVLGSFTQCRCRRL